In the genome of Bradyrhizobium ottawaense, the window GCAAACTCGGAGAGATACCAGGAGAGCAGCGCCGAGCCGGCAATCCAGAGAATGGCGGCAATCACCGCGCCGAGGCTGAGCCATTGCCAGCGCGGCGCATCGCGGCTGGGCGCGAAGCGGTAGAGGATCGCAAGCGCCACCAGCAGGACGAGGAACATGAGCGGCCATCGTGCCAGCGCCACGATCAGCTTGCTTTCGGGCGCCATGCCGAGATGATTGAGCGCCAGCGGGAAGGCAACGACAAGCCCCACCATCACCAGCAGCGCCACGATGCCACCGACCGTGAAGGCCAGAGACACCATATTAAGCTTGATGAAGCTGCGCTTCTCGCGCTCCTCATAAGCGACGTTGAGTGCATCGAAGATCGCCTTGACGCCCGCATTGGCGCTCCAGATCGCCAGCACAAGGCCGAACAGGAACGTCGCACCGAGCGTGGTACTGCCATGTGAGACCACGCGCGCCACCTGCTCCTCGACGATCTGGAACGAGCCCTCAGGGAGCATCGTCGCGAGCGTCTGCAGATTGGCGCTGATCGTCTTAGGATCGGCGAACAGGCCGTAGGAGGAAACCAGCGCCGTAACCGCCGGAAAGATCGCGAGCAGCCCAAAGAACACGACGCCGCCCGCTGTCGCCAGAAGGCGATCCTCGTCGATGCGCTGATAGGTCCGCCAGAAGATATCCTTCCAGCCCTTCCAGGGGATCTCAAGCGGGCTCTTGGCGCGGCGGCCATGGCCGGGCTGCACGGCCGCGCGCGCGGGGTGCGTCTCCGGAGAATTCGCCTCGCCTTTGCGATGGTCTTGCGGCGGCCCCGATGGGACCAGGTCCCTGTCCTGAAAGTAGCGCTCCGCCGTCAGCACGAAGACGGCCGTCGCCGCCACCAGCAGCCAGGAGTCGAGCTGTTCGGAGCGCCGCACCAGCATTCAAGCGTCCAATCTTTGACCGTGACGTCTGCGGCGCGCCGCCGTAAACCCCGCCAGCCCAATCGCCGCGAGCATCAGGCCAAGCTGCACGGGCCGGTTGGTGCGAACGGGTGAGGCCCTTCTGCCATGGCCGCGCTCGCCCGGCGCGAGCGGCACCAGGGGAATCGTCGTCGCGACCTCCTTCATCGCCTGCTTGACCGTTCCGCGCGGAATCCGAGGGGAGGCGATCGCAACGCGCATCCGGCTGGCGAGCGGTACGATCTGCTTGGTCGGCCGCTTCATCATCGCCATGGCGACGCCGGCGCAGACCGCGGCGAGCACCAGCAGCACGGCGGCGACGGCACCAAAGCCCCAGAATTGTCCGTAGGTGATTGCAATCCAGCGGTAGAGGGCGATCAGGCCGACGAAGAAGGTCGCGATCACGAACAGCCCGGCGACCGCGAACAGACCGGCCGCGACCGCGTAGGACGTCGCGCGCCCGGTGGCCTGGCTGGTGCGGTCACGCAAATAGGATTGCGCGGCGCGCTTGAGGTGGTTGAGTTTCAGCGCCATGCCGGCGCGCAGCAATTCGCCCGATGGCGCGAGCATGCGGACATCCTCCGAGAGCGAG includes:
- a CDS encoding YihY/virulence factor BrkB family protein, coding for MLVRRSEQLDSWLLVAATAVFVLTAERYFQDRDLVPSGPPQDHRKGEANSPETHPARAAVQPGHGRRAKSPLEIPWKGWKDIFWRTYQRIDEDRLLATAGGVVFFGLLAIFPAVTALVSSYGLFADPKTISANLQTLATMLPEGSFQIVEEQVARVVSHGSTTLGATFLFGLVLAIWSANAGVKAIFDALNVAYEEREKRSFIKLNMVSLAFTVGGIVALLVMVGLVVAFPLALNHLGMAPESKLIVALARWPLMFLVLLVALAILYRFAPSRDAPRWQWLSLGAVIAAILWIAGSALLSWYLSEFANYNATYGSLGAAIGLMTWMWMSAIVIMFGAELNSEIERQTLKDTTEGPSKPLGTRDAVSADTVGAAAPA